The following coding sequences lie in one Rutidosis leptorrhynchoides isolate AG116_Rl617_1_P2 chromosome 4, CSIRO_AGI_Rlap_v1, whole genome shotgun sequence genomic window:
- the LOC139841070 gene encoding cytosolic sulfotransferase 13-like, with the protein MSIDDTSTLSSSNKPREQDHEHENALISNLVDRYKDKLTTFPIEKGCVFGSLYMYQGFWYLSQHKLSIETLFALHETFIARPNDVYVATLPKSGTTWLKAIVFSTVNRSRYKYNCLATHPLRVSNPHKCCPFIETEFYESAPTYNDTHSPRIFGTHTPYTSLPRSIIDSGCRIIYMCRNPKDVLVSLFHFSDKVREQSGDLMKINDAFELFSKGVMPYGPYWDHVKEYNSASLERPTKVLFLTYENMKKDTANGVKRIAEFLGYPFTDEEVDQGSIEEIVKLCSFESLKEVDQKGNYHGVPNGSYFREGKVGDWTNHLTNEMCMILDQITKEKFNGLDILC; encoded by the coding sequence ATGTCGATTGATGATACTTCCACTCTGTCATCTTCTAATAAACCTCGTGAACAAGATCATGAACATGAAAACGCGCTTATATCAAACCTTGTTGATCGATACAAGGATAAGTTAACGACGTTTCCCATCGAAAAAGGTTGTGTGTTTGGAAGCCTATACATGTATCAAGGCTTTTGGTATCTTTCACAACACAAACTCTCCATTGAAACTTTGTTCGCTTTGCACGAAACTTTTATCGCTCGACCAAATGATGTCTACGTAGCCACATTGCCTAAATCCGGAACAACATGGCTGAAGGCGATTGTGTTTTCTACGGTTAACCGAAGTAGGTACAAATACAACTGTCTTGCAACTCATCCATTACGTGTATCTAACCCTCATAAATGTTGTCCTTTTATTGAAACCGAATTTTATGAAAGTGCACCTACTTATAATGATACACATTCGCCACGCATTTTTGGTACTCATACTCCTTACACTTCTTTGCCTCGATCCATTATTGATTCCGGTTGTCGCATAATTTACATGTGTAGAAACCCTAAAGACGTTTTGGTCTCTTTATTTCACTTTTCAGACAAAGTGAGAGAACAATCGGGTGATCTCATGAAAATAAATGATGCATTCGAGTTGTTTAGTAAAGGTGTCATGCCGTACGGGCCGTATTGGGATCATGTGAAAGAGTATAATAGTGCTAGCTTAGAACGCCCTACAAAGGTTTTATTTTTAACATACGAGAACATGAAAAAGGACACTGCAAACGGTGTAAAACGTATAGCCGAGTTCTTGGGCTACCCTTTTACAGATGAAGAAGTGGATCAAGGTTCGATTGAAGAGATTGTGAAGTTGTGTAGTTTTGAAAGTTTAAAAGAGGTTGATCAGAAGGGAAATTATCATGGTGTCCCTAATGGTTCTTATTTTAGAGAAGGTAAAGTTGGAGATTGGACTAATCATCTTACTAATGAAATGTGCATGATTTTGGATCAAATCACAAAAGAAAAGTTTAATGGTTTGGATATTTTATGTTAA